A region from the Rhodamnia argentea isolate NSW1041297 chromosome 7, ASM2092103v1, whole genome shotgun sequence genome encodes:
- the LOC115749691 gene encoding CASP-like protein 5A2: MSRPSVHPVEAPPVTNGGAQNNGPRVRMKDVQGMPGTRGGLVLRLCQFAFAAISLCVMATTSDFPSVTAFRYLVAAVSLQCLWSMSMALVDIYALLVKRSLRNCRVVSLFAIGDGIASTLTFAAASASAGITVLIGNDLNKCAVNHCARFESATAMAFISWFVASPSFLFNFWSLASQ, encoded by the exons ATGAGCCGGCCGTCGGTGCATCCGGTGGAGGCGCCGCCGGTGACGAACGGCGGAGCTCAGAACAACGGGCCGAGAGTCAGGATGAAGGACGTCCAAGGGATGCCGGGGACTCGCGGCGGGCTCGTGCTTCGGCTCTGCCAGTTCGCTTTCGCCGCGATCTCGCTCTGCGTCATGGCCACCACCAGCGACTTCCCTTCCGTCACGGCATTCCG CTACCTGGTTGCTGCTGTTAGCTTGCAATGTTTGTGGAGCATGTCGATGGCACTTGTTGATATATATGCTCTCTTGGTGAAGCGAAGCTTGCGTAACTGCAGAGTTGTTAGCCTGTTCGCTATTGGCGATGGG ATTGCATCAACCCTTACATTTGCTGCTGCCAGCGCATCAGCTGGCATCACAGTCCTTATCGGCAATGATCTTAACAAATGTGCGGTGAATCACTGCGCCAGATTTGAGAGCGCTACGGCGATGGCATTTATCAGTTGGTTCGTGGCGTCACCATCATTTCTCTTCAACTTCTGGTCATTGGCTTCCCAGTAA